One window of the Anaeromyxobacter dehalogenans 2CP-C genome contains the following:
- a CDS encoding RNA polymerase sigma factor — MGPSLSGEAAWTRSAARGDRQAFSRLVDLHKRTVFALCVRLLRDQDEAQDAAQEAFARAYASLAAFDPSQPFAPWLLRIARNHCLDVIRRRLPQAQRVELDAAPEDGAPRDLADPDAPRGDDALERRELARTLEAAVAALPANYREVVHLFHVEHLSYKEIAAAMDVPIGTVMTWLHRARARLKATLDANAPETTP, encoded by the coding sequence TTGGGTCCCTCACTGTCCGGCGAGGCCGCGTGGACGCGGTCGGCCGCGCGAGGCGACCGGCAGGCCTTCTCCCGGCTGGTGGACCTGCACAAGCGCACCGTGTTCGCGCTGTGCGTCCGGCTGCTGCGGGACCAGGACGAGGCGCAGGACGCCGCGCAGGAGGCGTTCGCCCGCGCCTACGCGAGCCTGGCCGCGTTCGACCCCTCGCAGCCGTTCGCGCCCTGGCTGCTCCGCATCGCGCGGAACCACTGCCTCGACGTGATCCGCCGCCGCCTGCCGCAGGCGCAGCGGGTCGAGCTGGACGCGGCTCCGGAGGACGGCGCGCCGCGCGACCTCGCCGACCCGGACGCGCCGCGCGGCGACGACGCGCTGGAGCGCCGCGAGCTGGCGCGCACGCTCGAGGCCGCGGTGGCGGCCCTGCCGGCCAACTACCGCGAGGTCGTGCACCTCTTCCACGTCGAGCATCTCTCGTACAAGGAGATCGCCGCCGCCATGGACGTCCCCATCGGCACCGTGATGACCTGGCTGCACCGCGCCCGCGCGCGGCTCAAGGCGACCCTCGACGCGAACGCCCCGGAGACGACGCCATGA
- the rtcA gene encoding RNA 3'-terminal phosphate cyclase, protein MPADLPIVLDGSAGEGGGQILRTALALSAVTGRPFTIERIRENRLKPGLRPQHREAARATARIVEAELAGDEVGSSALEFRPRHAPRAGDWAFDIGTAGSTPLLFQTVCWPLALAGAPSTLTLRGGTHQDHAPTFHYLALVWAPAVARLGFRFGLELQAAGFYPEGGGEMTARIEPAHPMPPLDLRHRGTLQDVEVVSMVGGLGFEVAERQAARALRGLRDAGISAEAERVPVPSRASRGGHVLLVSTFERTRAGHGAVSARERTPEEVADLAVGGLRDHLRGGAAVDLHLGDQLLLPAALAAAGILPAAPGVVPVTRYSVAAITRHLTTNAEVIRRFLDVEIAVDGREDQEGEVRVQPPGARGEVVPIGR, encoded by the coding sequence ATGCCGGCGGATCTCCCCATCGTGCTGGACGGCAGCGCCGGCGAGGGCGGCGGCCAGATCCTGCGCACCGCGCTCGCGCTGTCGGCGGTCACCGGGCGGCCGTTCACCATCGAGCGCATCCGCGAGAACCGGCTCAAGCCGGGGCTGCGTCCGCAGCACCGCGAGGCGGCGCGCGCCACCGCGCGCATCGTCGAGGCGGAGCTCGCCGGCGACGAGGTCGGCTCGAGCGCGCTCGAGTTCCGGCCGCGCCACGCGCCGCGCGCCGGCGACTGGGCGTTCGACATCGGGACGGCCGGCTCGACGCCGCTCCTGTTCCAGACGGTGTGCTGGCCGCTCGCGCTGGCGGGCGCGCCGTCCACGCTGACGCTGCGCGGCGGCACGCACCAGGACCACGCGCCCACGTTCCACTACCTGGCGCTGGTGTGGGCGCCGGCGGTGGCGCGGCTCGGCTTCCGCTTCGGCCTGGAGCTGCAGGCGGCCGGCTTCTACCCGGAGGGCGGGGGCGAGATGACGGCCCGCATCGAGCCGGCGCACCCCATGCCGCCGCTCGACCTGCGCCACCGCGGCACGCTGCAGGACGTCGAGGTGGTGTCGATGGTGGGCGGGCTCGGGTTCGAGGTCGCGGAGCGGCAGGCCGCGCGCGCGCTGCGCGGCCTGCGCGACGCGGGGATCTCCGCGGAGGCCGAGCGCGTCCCGGTGCCCTCGCGCGCCTCGCGCGGCGGGCACGTGCTGCTGGTCTCCACCTTCGAGCGGACCCGCGCCGGCCACGGCGCGGTGAGCGCGCGCGAGCGGACGCCGGAGGAGGTCGCCGATCTCGCGGTGGGCGGCCTGCGCGATCACCTCCGCGGCGGCGCCGCGGTGGACCTGCACCTCGGCGATCAGCTGCTCCTGCCGGCCGCGCTCGCCGCGGCCGGGATCCTGCCCGCCGCCCCCGGCGTCGTGCCGGTGACCCGCTACAGCGTCGCCGCGATCACCCGGCACCTCACCACCAACGCCGAGGTGATCCGCCGGTTCCTCGACGTGGAGATCGCGGTGGACGGGCGCGAGGACCAGGAGGGCGAGGTGCGGGTCCAGCCGCCCGGCGCGCGCGGCGAGGTGGTGCCGATCGGCCGGTGA
- a CDS encoding SLC13 family permease — translation MGWDGRPLPGACYKARVIAAVAVFALTYVAVAAGRFPYLSLDRPAAALLGAVLMVALGVLTPAEGGAAVNGETLGLLLGMMVLTAYLGEAGFFRWASWRVLRAAGTPRTLLWGVVFTAGALSALLVNDTVCLMMTPLVLRMVDDADLPPLPYLLAVAFGSNAGSAATLTGNPQNMIVGTLSGIGYGRFAAALALPALASLLLVAALLHALFRRALPRGPLAGGRPAAPAVDRALLAKALGALALAVTGFLLGLELAWTALFAAALCMAIAGRAPREALQRVDWPLLVFFAGLFVVVAGIGRAGVTERMYQAVAPLLGADPARQSAVFGLFSIAASQVVSNVPFVILAGEWIPRLADPTLLWLATALCATLAGNLTIVGSVANVIVLELAGSRGRIGFWRFFRVGAVVTAATVAAGLGILLLEHRLGLIG, via the coding sequence GTGGGCTGGGACGGCCGCCCCCTCCCCGGGGCGTGCTACAAGGCGCGGGTGATCGCCGCCGTCGCCGTCTTCGCCCTCACGTACGTGGCCGTCGCCGCCGGGCGCTTCCCGTACCTCTCGCTCGATCGCCCCGCGGCCGCCCTGCTCGGCGCGGTGCTGATGGTCGCCCTGGGCGTGCTGACGCCGGCGGAGGGCGGCGCCGCGGTGAACGGCGAGACGCTGGGCCTGCTCCTCGGGATGATGGTCCTGACCGCCTACCTGGGCGAGGCGGGGTTCTTCCGGTGGGCGAGCTGGAGGGTGCTGCGCGCGGCCGGCACGCCGCGGACGCTCCTCTGGGGCGTGGTGTTCACTGCGGGTGCGCTGTCGGCGCTGCTGGTGAACGACACCGTGTGCCTCATGATGACGCCGCTCGTGCTGCGGATGGTGGACGACGCGGACCTGCCGCCGCTGCCGTACCTGCTGGCGGTCGCGTTCGGGTCGAACGCGGGCTCGGCGGCCACGCTCACCGGCAACCCGCAGAACATGATCGTCGGGACGCTCTCGGGGATCGGCTACGGCCGCTTCGCCGCGGCGCTGGCGCTGCCGGCGCTCGCGTCGCTCCTGCTGGTCGCGGCGCTGCTCCACGCGCTGTTCCGCCGCGCCCTGCCCCGCGGCCCGCTCGCCGGCGGCCGCCCGGCGGCGCCGGCGGTGGACCGGGCGCTGCTCGCGAAGGCGCTCGGCGCGCTGGCGCTGGCCGTGACCGGGTTCCTGCTCGGCCTCGAGCTCGCCTGGACCGCGCTCTTCGCGGCGGCGCTGTGCATGGCGATCGCCGGGCGAGCGCCGCGGGAGGCGCTGCAGCGGGTGGACTGGCCGCTGCTCGTGTTCTTCGCCGGGCTGTTCGTGGTGGTGGCGGGCATCGGGCGCGCCGGCGTGACCGAGCGGATGTACCAGGCGGTGGCCCCGCTCCTCGGGGCCGACCCGGCGCGCCAGTCGGCCGTGTTCGGGCTGTTCTCGATCGCCGCGTCGCAGGTGGTCTCGAACGTCCCGTTCGTCATCCTGGCCGGCGAGTGGATCCCCCGCCTCGCCGACCCCACCCTGCTCTGGCTGGCGACCGCGCTGTGCGCCACGCTGGCGGGCAACCTGACCATCGTCGGCTCGGTCGCGAACGTCATCGTGCTGGAGCTGGCCGGCTCCCGCGGTCGCATCGGCTTCTGGCGCTTCTTCCGCGTCGGCGCGGTGGTCACCGCGGCGACCGTCGCGGCCGGGCTCGGCATCCTGCTCCTGGAGCACCGGCTGGGGCTGATCGGCTAG
- a CDS encoding 3-hydroxyacyl-CoA dehydrogenase family protein, translated as MGSGIERLAVVGAGQMGSGIAQVAAQAGLSVQVADATPELARRAVERLGAALAKRVEQGKLQAAEREAVLGRIRAVDRIEDCAGADLAIEAVVEQEAVKADLFRRLDAVLAPGAILASNTSSISITKLAAGTRRPDRFVGMHFMNPPPVMQLIEVIRGLQTSDETYQAVMALAKRFGKTTVTSKDSPGFIVNRILIPLLNEACFALQEGLASPEDIDTAVKLGLNHPMGPLTLADFIGLDTCLFIAEVLHRELGDDKYRPAPLLRNYVAAGWNGRKSGRGFYTYG; from the coding sequence ATGGGCAGCGGGATCGAGCGGCTGGCGGTGGTGGGCGCGGGGCAGATGGGCTCGGGCATCGCGCAGGTGGCGGCCCAGGCCGGGCTCTCGGTGCAGGTGGCGGACGCCACGCCCGAGCTGGCCCGGCGCGCGGTGGAGCGGCTCGGCGCGGCGCTGGCGAAGCGGGTCGAGCAGGGGAAGCTCCAGGCGGCGGAGCGCGAGGCGGTGCTGGGCCGGATCCGCGCGGTGGACCGCATCGAGGACTGCGCCGGCGCCGACCTCGCCATCGAGGCGGTGGTGGAGCAGGAGGCGGTGAAGGCCGACCTCTTCCGCAGGCTGGACGCGGTGCTGGCGCCGGGCGCGATCCTCGCGTCCAACACCAGCTCGATCTCCATCACGAAGCTCGCCGCCGGGACGCGGCGGCCGGACCGGTTCGTGGGGATGCACTTCATGAACCCGCCGCCGGTCATGCAGCTCATCGAGGTCATCCGCGGGCTGCAGACCTCCGACGAGACCTACCAGGCGGTGATGGCGCTCGCGAAGCGCTTCGGGAAGACCACCGTCACCTCCAAGGACTCGCCCGGCTTCATCGTGAACCGGATCCTCATCCCGCTGCTCAACGAGGCCTGCTTCGCCCTGCAGGAGGGGCTCGCCTCGCCGGAGGACATCGACACCGCGGTGAAGCTCGGCCTCAACCACCCCATGGGTCCGCTCACCCTGGCCGACTTCATCGGCCTCGACACCTGCCTGTTCATCGCCGAGGTGCTCCACCGCGAGCTGGGCGACGACAAGTACCGGCCCGCGCCGCTGCTCAGGAACTACGTGGCGGCGGGCTGGAACGGCCGCAAGAGCGGGCGCGGCTTCTACACCTACGGCTAG
- a CDS encoding protein-tyrosine phosphatase family protein, giving the protein MIDLHFVAPGLAVGACFPAEAAQRLAREHGIRRVLDVRGEACDDAGALGACGIQLLHLPTPDTCAVSQERLREGVAFACEGLRRGERVLVHCQYGIGRSALVALCVLVARGVPPLEALARAKDARPVISPSPEQLEAFAAFAARVRGEAGAAWPVPTLEALGAIAWRHLHDGRGAGPAAEAARQASTRA; this is encoded by the coding sequence GTGATCGACCTGCACTTCGTCGCGCCCGGCCTGGCGGTCGGGGCCTGCTTCCCGGCCGAGGCCGCGCAGCGGCTCGCCCGCGAGCACGGGATCCGGCGGGTGCTGGACGTCCGCGGCGAGGCCTGCGACGACGCCGGGGCGCTGGGCGCGTGCGGGATCCAGCTCCTGCACCTGCCCACCCCCGACACCTGCGCGGTCTCGCAGGAGCGGCTGCGCGAGGGCGTGGCGTTCGCGTGCGAGGGGCTGCGGCGGGGCGAGCGCGTGCTCGTGCACTGCCAGTACGGCATCGGCCGCAGCGCGCTGGTGGCGCTCTGCGTGCTCGTGGCCCGGGGGGTCCCGCCGCTGGAGGCGCTGGCGCGGGCGAAGGACGCGCGGCCGGTGATCTCGCCCAGCCCCGAGCAGCTCGAGGCGTTCGCGGCGTTCGCCGCGCGCGTGCGGGGCGAGGCCGGAGCGGCCTGGCCGGTGCCGACGCTCGAGGCGCTCGGGGCGATCGCCTGGCGCCACCTGCACGACGGGCGCGGGGCGGGGCCGGCGGCGGAGGCGGCGCGGCAGGCGTCCACGCGGGCCTGA
- a CDS encoding sensor histidine kinase, whose product MLRIHREIARDAARAAGVPLAQLVAVAPAEAPGAVTLAVEGPALSSRTLRGRIAALLAAEPGHLPAGPLLTAPRAFRLTAPCEPALARALWPDHRQPPAATSVFFRLQAGPGDAVLLRLVAAGRLDAGELRALDAVARLAAGRLAGESYRREAAGRRAAYRVYQEAAGEPILVIDAETGRLLEANQRLSQLTGWGRQELRRRTLGRLVEHPALDAGALLEALSAAATASVDDARLRRRRGEPVPVALTSARIELDGRPVLHLIARDVSRERRAMAEQREARELLAALHLAGAHLSVETDEEAVYGVLARELARLGFHCGVLAPAPDGPPALAWRFLSFPLPLRRALDHALGTPLAEVRVDPMEAPLLRRCLAERRTVHTDRPRRAAAGLLGAATPLQLRRLARLVAIRRVILAPLLREGRAAAALVVAAPRVRRSDPEAIDAFALQASIALDKARLVGALRDERARLESEVERRTAELRRAVAALEAADRRKDNFLANVSHELRTPLVTVLGYADLLLAEKLGPLAPRQRTALQVVASSGRRLRAFIEELLELSRHELARPAEPLAPFPLVDVITQAVVGLAPRFAERGLRVRARVARGTPAALGQRERVLQVLVNLLGNAERYAPEGSAIHLAAAAIGDRVAVSVTDRGPGIPEEHQALIFERLYQVRDDRAPRREGGALGIGLAIAKGIVEAHGGEIRVRSRVGWGTRFRFTLPAAPTGPAGREVDAS is encoded by the coding sequence ATGCTCAGGATCCACCGGGAGATCGCGCGGGACGCGGCTCGGGCCGCCGGGGTTCCCCTGGCCCAGCTCGTGGCCGTGGCGCCCGCGGAAGCCCCGGGGGCGGTCACGCTCGCGGTCGAGGGCCCTGCCCTCTCCTCCCGCACCCTGAGGGGTCGGATCGCCGCCCTCCTCGCGGCCGAGCCGGGCCACCTTCCCGCCGGGCCGCTCCTCACCGCGCCCCGGGCGTTCCGGCTGACCGCGCCCTGCGAGCCGGCCCTGGCGCGCGCCCTCTGGCCGGACCACCGCCAGCCGCCGGCCGCGACCTCGGTGTTCTTCCGCCTCCAGGCCGGCCCCGGCGACGCGGTGCTCCTGCGCCTGGTCGCGGCCGGCCGGCTCGACGCGGGCGAGCTGCGCGCGCTGGACGCGGTGGCGCGGCTGGCGGCGGGCCGGCTCGCGGGCGAGAGCTACCGCCGCGAGGCGGCGGGGCGGCGCGCCGCGTACCGCGTCTACCAGGAGGCCGCCGGCGAGCCGATCCTGGTCATCGACGCCGAGACCGGGCGGCTGCTGGAGGCGAACCAGCGCCTGTCCCAGCTCACCGGCTGGGGCCGCCAGGAGCTGCGCCGCCGCACGCTGGGGCGGCTCGTGGAGCACCCGGCGCTCGACGCGGGCGCGCTGCTGGAGGCGCTCTCGGCGGCCGCGACCGCCTCGGTGGACGACGCCCGGCTGCGACGGCGCCGCGGCGAGCCGGTGCCGGTGGCGCTCACCAGCGCGCGCATCGAGCTCGACGGGCGCCCGGTGCTCCACCTCATCGCCCGCGACGTGAGCCGCGAGCGGCGCGCGATGGCCGAGCAGCGGGAGGCCCGCGAGCTGCTGGCGGCGCTGCACCTCGCCGGCGCCCACCTCAGCGTCGAGACCGACGAGGAGGCGGTGTACGGGGTGCTGGCGCGCGAGCTGGCGCGGCTCGGCTTCCACTGCGGCGTGCTCGCGCCCGCGCCGGACGGGCCGCCGGCGCTCGCGTGGCGGTTCCTGTCGTTCCCGCTCCCGCTCCGGCGCGCGCTCGATCACGCGCTCGGGACGCCGCTGGCGGAGGTCCGGGTGGATCCGATGGAGGCGCCGCTGCTGCGCCGGTGCCTGGCGGAGCGCCGGACGGTGCACACCGACCGGCCGCGCCGCGCCGCCGCCGGCCTGCTCGGCGCGGCCACGCCGCTCCAGCTGCGGCGGCTGGCCCGGCTCGTCGCCATCCGGCGGGTGATCCTGGCGCCGCTCCTGCGCGAGGGGCGCGCCGCGGCCGCGCTGGTGGTGGCGGCGCCGCGGGTCCGGCGCAGCGATCCGGAGGCCATCGACGCGTTCGCGCTGCAGGCGTCCATCGCGCTCGACAAGGCGCGCCTGGTGGGCGCGCTGCGCGACGAGCGCGCCCGGCTGGAAAGCGAGGTGGAGCGGCGCACCGCCGAGCTGCGCCGGGCGGTCGCGGCGCTGGAGGCGGCGGACCGGCGCAAGGACAACTTCCTCGCCAACGTCTCGCACGAGCTGCGCACGCCGCTCGTGACCGTCCTCGGGTACGCCGACCTGCTGCTGGCCGAGAAGCTGGGCCCGCTCGCGCCGCGGCAGCGCACCGCGCTGCAGGTGGTGGCGAGCAGCGGCCGGCGGCTGCGCGCGTTCATCGAGGAGCTGCTGGAGCTGTCCCGCCACGAGCTGGCGCGGCCGGCCGAGCCGCTCGCGCCGTTCCCGCTCGTGGACGTGATCACGCAGGCGGTGGTGGGGCTCGCGCCGCGCTTCGCCGAGCGCGGGCTGCGGGTCCGGGCGCGCGTGGCGCGGGGGACGCCCGCGGCGCTGGGCCAGCGCGAGCGCGTGCTGCAGGTGCTCGTCAACCTGCTCGGGAACGCCGAGCGCTACGCGCCGGAGGGCTCGGCCATCCACCTCGCCGCCGCGGCGATCGGCGACCGGGTGGCCGTCTCGGTCACCGACCGCGGGCCCGGCATCCCGGAGGAGCACCAGGCGCTCATCTTCGAGCGCCTGTACCAGGTGCGCGACGACCGCGCGCCACGCCGCGAGGGCGGCGCGCTCGGGATCGGGCTCGCCATCGCGAAGGGCATCGTGGAGGCGCACGGCGGGGAGATCCGGGTCCGGTCGCGCGTGGGCTGGGGCACGCGGTTCCGCTTCACCCTCCCCGCCGCGCCGACCGGGCCCGCCGGGCGCGAGGTGGACGCCTCGTAG
- a CDS encoding anti-sigma factor family protein: protein MTTFTGHLTDAQAQRLVDGTLLEAEADEVLAHAGDCAECQALTESYRVLGDALGEALGALEVPELPRDFTAGVLSRIDARERAVRRERRFAAAILAAVLVAIGVTVVVAGAGTWAPAASRLAGGLGSAGEVLRLGAGLAGTLLSALRFPLALACTALAVPLLFALSRLIPSARAELA, encoded by the coding sequence ATGACGACCTTCACCGGACACCTCACCGACGCCCAGGCCCAGCGCCTGGTGGACGGGACGCTGCTCGAGGCCGAGGCCGACGAGGTCCTGGCGCACGCCGGGGACTGCGCGGAGTGCCAGGCGCTCACCGAGTCCTACCGCGTGCTCGGCGACGCGCTGGGCGAGGCGCTCGGCGCGCTGGAGGTCCCGGAGCTGCCGCGCGACTTCACCGCCGGCGTGCTCTCCCGCATCGACGCCCGCGAGCGCGCGGTCCGGCGCGAGCGGCGCTTCGCCGCCGCCATCCTCGCCGCCGTGCTGGTCGCCATCGGCGTCACCGTGGTGGTCGCCGGGGCCGGCACGTGGGCGCCCGCCGCCAGCCGGCTCGCCGGCGGGCTCGGCTCGGCCGGCGAGGTGCTGCGGCTCGGCGCCGGCCTGGCCGGGACCCTGCTCTCGGCGCTCCGCTTCCCGCTCGCGCTCGCGTGCACCGCCCTCGCCGTCCCGCTGCTGTTCGCGCTCTCGCGCCTCATCCCCTCGGCGCGCGCAGAGCTCGCCTGA
- a CDS encoding magnesium transporter CorA family protein, producing MRVLRFEGGQVRSGGEELAGPGAPVWIDLAPTPENMAFLAARFRFHPLALEDAAHEDQRVKLEQYTDNLFTVVHRISPAPDDSELVTYEVDAFLTAEALVTVHSARIAEVDRAFERCASEPELLARGVDFALYLVHDAITDAHFTLVDALTADVEELAESVLSERRDESDEELLDRVLTARRQHVMLRKRFAPQREVFATLARPGQALVRDQTAVYFRDVVDHAVRLTEEIDTGRDLLASAMDAYLSSTNNRLSSVMTRLTLISTIFLPLNFIGTFFGMNLDILPPRVAVPLVLLSMVAMPVAMYAVFRRKRWL from the coding sequence ATGCGGGTGCTCCGGTTCGAGGGCGGGCAGGTGCGGTCCGGCGGGGAGGAGCTGGCCGGGCCGGGCGCGCCGGTGTGGATCGACCTCGCCCCCACGCCGGAGAACATGGCGTTCCTGGCCGCGCGGTTCCGCTTCCACCCGCTCGCGCTCGAGGACGCGGCGCACGAGGACCAGCGCGTCAAGCTGGAGCAGTACACCGACAACCTGTTCACGGTCGTCCACCGCATCTCGCCCGCGCCGGACGACTCCGAGCTCGTCACCTACGAGGTGGACGCGTTCCTCACCGCCGAGGCGCTCGTCACGGTGCACTCGGCGCGCATCGCCGAGGTGGACCGGGCGTTCGAGCGGTGCGCCTCCGAGCCGGAGCTGCTCGCGCGCGGGGTGGACTTCGCGCTGTACCTCGTCCACGACGCCATCACCGACGCGCACTTCACGCTGGTGGACGCGCTCACCGCGGACGTGGAGGAGCTGGCCGAGTCGGTGCTCTCGGAGCGCCGGGACGAGAGCGACGAGGAGCTGCTCGACCGCGTCCTGACGGCGCGGCGGCAGCACGTGATGCTCCGCAAGCGCTTCGCGCCGCAGCGCGAGGTGTTCGCCACGCTGGCGCGGCCCGGCCAGGCGCTCGTGCGCGACCAGACTGCCGTCTACTTCCGCGACGTGGTGGACCACGCGGTGCGGCTCACCGAGGAGATCGACACCGGGCGCGACCTGCTCGCCTCGGCGATGGACGCCTACCTCTCGTCCACCAACAACCGGCTCTCCTCGGTGATGACGCGCCTGACGCTCATCTCGACCATCTTCCTGCCCCTCAACTTCATCGGCACGTTCTTCGGCATGAACCTCGACATCCTGCCACCGCGGGTGGCGGTGCCGCTGGTGCTCCTGTCGATGGTGGCGATGCCGGTCGCGATGTACGCGGTGTTCCGGCGGAAGCGCTGGCTGTAG
- a CDS encoding outer membrane beta-barrel protein — protein sequence MKKLLIVVAALVGMAGTAQAQEPARKFEISPYAGAYLGLGDQRDTLKDAFLLGLKLKYDVHPYVAVVGSFAWSPTEAKQYGDAKLDLFQYDVGLQGQYPIAITADWTLKPFVGVGVGARTYEFRDLNVDSETDFVWYSELGANVERGPIVVGVTARDTMSAYDGLGGEQDSTTRIDLQLAGHVGVRF from the coding sequence ATGAAGAAGCTGCTCATCGTCGTCGCCGCCCTCGTCGGCATGGCGGGTACCGCGCAGGCGCAGGAACCCGCGCGCAAGTTCGAGATCTCGCCGTACGCCGGCGCCTACCTGGGCCTGGGCGACCAGCGCGACACGCTCAAGGACGCGTTCCTGCTCGGCCTGAAGCTCAAGTACGACGTCCACCCGTACGTCGCCGTGGTCGGCTCGTTCGCGTGGTCGCCCACCGAGGCGAAGCAGTACGGCGACGCCAAGCTCGACCTGTTCCAGTACGACGTCGGCCTGCAGGGCCAGTACCCCATCGCGATCACCGCCGACTGGACGCTCAAGCCGTTCGTTGGCGTCGGCGTGGGCGCGCGCACCTACGAGTTCCGCGATCTCAACGTGGACTCCGAGACCGACTTCGTCTGGTACAGCGAGCTCGGCGCGAACGTGGAGCGCGGCCCGATCGTCGTCGGCGTCACCGCGCGCGACACCATGAGCGCGTACGACGGCCTCGGGGGCGAGCAGGACTCGACCACGCGGATCGACCTGCAGCTGGCCGGCCACGTCGGCGTGCGCTTCTAG
- a CDS encoding Mrp/NBP35 family ATP-binding protein, with product MPLDNAAALEALKKVMDPELHRDLVSLGMVKDLVVEGDAVRLKVELTTPACPLKDTIGRDVEGALRRAGFARVELHWGAQVRSAPGVAQSSLTPGVKNIVLVGAGKGGVGKSTVAINLAVGLARQGAKVGILDADIYGPSVPILTGLDQKPTSRDGQKLDPLEAHGIKVMSIGFLIDPEQALIWRGPMVTGALVQLLRDVNWGELDYLVLDLPPGTGDVPLTLAQNVRAAGVVLVSTPQDVALADVIRAKLMFDKVSIPVLGLVENMSAFVCPHCRHETAIFDKGGAQAAAEKMGVRFLGAVPIDLAIREGGDKGVPVVAGAPDSPQAEAFLSVARNVAGAVSTQVLKAPRLPVIGAQPRA from the coding sequence ATGCCGCTCGACAACGCCGCCGCGCTCGAAGCCCTGAAGAAGGTCATGGACCCGGAGCTGCACCGGGACCTCGTCTCCCTCGGGATGGTCAAGGATCTCGTGGTCGAGGGCGACGCCGTGCGCCTCAAGGTGGAGCTCACCACCCCGGCCTGCCCGCTGAAGGACACCATCGGCCGCGACGTGGAGGGTGCGCTGCGGCGCGCCGGCTTCGCGCGCGTCGAGCTCCACTGGGGCGCGCAGGTCCGCTCCGCGCCGGGCGTCGCGCAGTCGTCGCTCACCCCGGGCGTGAAGAACATCGTCCTGGTCGGCGCGGGCAAGGGCGGCGTGGGCAAGAGCACCGTCGCCATCAACCTCGCGGTGGGCCTCGCCCGCCAGGGCGCGAAGGTCGGCATCCTCGACGCGGACATCTACGGGCCGTCGGTGCCCATCCTCACCGGCCTCGACCAGAAGCCCACCTCGCGCGACGGGCAGAAGCTCGATCCGCTCGAGGCGCACGGCATCAAGGTCATGTCCATCGGCTTCCTCATCGACCCCGAGCAGGCGCTGATCTGGCGCGGGCCGATGGTCACCGGCGCGCTGGTGCAGCTGCTGCGCGACGTGAACTGGGGCGAGCTGGACTACCTCGTGCTCGACCTGCCGCCGGGCACCGGCGACGTCCCGCTCACGCTCGCCCAGAACGTGCGCGCGGCCGGCGTGGTGCTGGTCTCGACGCCGCAGGACGTGGCGCTCGCCGACGTCATCCGCGCCAAGCTCATGTTCGACAAGGTCTCCATCCCGGTGCTCGGCCTGGTGGAGAACATGTCCGCGTTCGTGTGCCCGCACTGCCGGCACGAGACGGCCATCTTCGACAAGGGCGGCGCGCAGGCCGCGGCCGAGAAGATGGGCGTCCGCTTCCTCGGCGCGGTGCCGATCGACCTCGCCATCCGCGAGGGCGGCGACAAGGGCGTCCCGGTGGTCGCGGGCGCGCCGGACAGCCCGCAGGCCGAGGCGTTCCTGAGCGTGGCACGCAACGTGGCCGGCGCGGTCAGCACGCAGGTGCTGAAGGCGCCGCGCCTGCCGGTGATCGGCGCGCAGCCGCGCGCCTGA